TTTATGTCTTCGTTTTTCTTAACGCCAGACATATGTAAGGTGGATAGTTTACTTTATCGGTTATATCCAAGCAACGACTTAAGAAAGCTTCTGTATTTCAAAAGCAATGCGGATGGGACTTATCAATTTAGGGGAAACTATAACGGTACAGCAAATGAGATTCTATTCAATGGATTGGCGGTTGACGAAATTTATTTGATTCGTGCAGAATGCCGTGCTATGCGTAACGACATTGATGGCGCAATGTCAGATCTTAATGCGTTAGCGCGAAAACGATACTTGCAGGGAACGCTCGTTGAATTTTCAGCAACGTCGATTGAAGAAGCACTGCGTTTGATCATGATGGAAAGAAGGAAGGAGCTTGCATTTAGGGGAATGAGGTGGAGTGATTTAAGGAGGTTCAACTTAAATGGTATGTTTAAGGATACATTGTTCAGGAGGATAGATAATTCCGTGTTTACCTTGCTGCCTGATGCCCCAGGATATGTGTTGGGGTTAACAAATCGACCAAGATGAGTTAATTATTAAAAAGATTTATTGCGGGGATTGGTAGTAGATGTAGCCGTGCCAGGTTTGATTATTTTCTAACCTTGTCTCGAGCATCGAATTTGGAGCAATATAAGGATTGGTGCCATTGCCTTGCACATAAACTCCACATAAGCTCTGGGTTCCAGCAGCGCAAGGGTCTGGATCATACGGTGGATTTGCATCGATATAAATGTAATTGGCAGGATCGATTCGCTCTGTTTGATCATACATATTACCAACAAACAAATAATAACCTACCGCGCTTGGAGCAGCAGCCTGGCTTTTCACGACAAAAAATGCTCCGGTCGCGGCTGCAAGCAGCGCGAAACTTAAAATGTACTTTTTCATAATTTACTACTGGTTTTCAAATAAAAAAATAGGAATACCGCCTGGCCTTGTCTAAGGCCGGCTTACTTTAAAAAAAGAGATTTCATGGCAATAGAGCGTCGTATTCATGTTTCGGTGTACTTGGAAATGCGTGAAGTGATGTATGGAGAACAGGAAAAAGTCAGTTAGATCACAAAATCCATTTGCAATTGTAAACGTAATGTGCACCAGAATAACATTGGAGAAGATCACGCAGTGCTCCGGGATGAAAAGTAGGATTCAAATAATTGAGTGGTATTATCCGGCCTGTTGCATTACTATTTTGCGCTTGAAGTAGGCCGTATGATGGTATATACGTACCTCCCCATAAGCGGAGATTCTCCAGTAGAGCATATTCGTCGAACATTCCTTTGCAATTTTTAACTTTCTCCTAAGGCTGCCATTTTGCTTCCAAAACTTGCATGATGAAGGCGGCAAACCAATAGTTCACTGTAAATACTACTTCACATGATTTACTCAACTCCCCCTAACAAGCAAGCTTACACGGGAGGGCGAATACCTAAAAGTAACAATATCTATCAAAAAAACAATTTACATCTTTGTGTAATGTCAATTAATCCCATTCTTTTTTCTCCATCTTGTCATAATCTTCCTTTTTAACGGTCCCTTTCTTCTTACTCCGGGATATACCCTTCTTTTTGCGCTTGTTTATGTTGTTCACGAGCGAGTTCTCCACGCCCAGCTTGTTCTTTTTCTTTTGCTTTGCCATAAAATTGCTTTGGATATATGCCTCAAATAGCGGGCCGCCCGCCTTTGGGGCTAAATTCGTACCTTTGCGACCACATGAAGTTTGAACAATACAATATCTCACCGGAAATCAAACGCAGCCTGGAAGACTTAGGCTTTAAAAGGCCTACAGACATCCAGTTTAAGGCGATCCCCTCTATCCTGAATGGGGACGATGTGCTGGCCATCGCGCAAACCGGTACGGGTAAAACGGCGGCTTTCGCTATCCCGGTGTTGCATATCCTGCAACGCAAACGCCGCCGCATTGGCCGTAAAGAGGTGCGCTGCCTGGTGATGGTGCCCACCCGCGAACTGGCCATCCAGATCGCAGAGGTGTTTGAAACACTGGCTAAATACACGAAACTCAATATACTCGGCCTCTTCGGCGGGGTAGAACAAGCGGAACAGGTGAAAAAACTGGATCAGGGAGTAGATGTCATGATCGCCACGCCAGGCCGTATGTTCGACCTCATCAACCAGGAACATATCGACCTTAGTAATCTCGACATCCTCATCCTCGACGAGGCGGACCATATGCTCGACCTCGGCTTCATCCGCGATATCCGAGATGTGCTGAAGCATATCCCTCGCGATCATCAAACGCTGTTCTTCTCGGCAACGATCGATAAGAATATCAAGGAGTTGGCTTATTCGGTAGTAAGAAATGCGATTCGTATCCAGATATCACCGCAGGACCCGGTGTCTAAAAACGTAAATCATGCAGTGGCTTTCGTGGAGATGGACGATAAACGTTTTTTCCTGGAACGCCTGGTAGGAGAGCTGCCTGATGCAAAGATCCTCGTGTTCGTTCGTACAAAGGTGCGTGCCGAAAGGGTGTTCGCTGCTATGGAGCGTGTGGGCGTAAAGTCGCTGACAATGCACGGCGGCAAGGAGCAAAAAGATCGCCTGCAGGTGATGGAAGAGTTCAAAAAAGGAGATATTAAACTGCTGATTACCACGGATGTAAACGCCCGCGGTATCGACATTCCGAATGTAGATTATGTTGTGAATTATGACTTGCCCGATGTGCCGGAAAACTATGTACACCGCGTGGGTCGTACGGGTAGGGGGGTACAGCGCGGACAGGCAGTGTCGTTCTGCAGCACAGAAGAAAAACCGCTGCTCGAAGCCATAGAGGCCTATATCGGTAAGCCGGTAGTGGTCATGAAAATCGATAGCCAGGATTACCGTGAAACGCTCAGCTTCTCAGAGGATATTCCCAACGATAACTGGCAATTGCTGCTGGATGAACACGAGAAGGAGCTCAAAAACAAAAAAGAAAAAAGAAGTAAGCAAAGCCTACTTCCTTTTTTATTCACGAAACATTGTAGCCTGACGTTCTATTCCCACGATCAGTCCTTCGTCTAACCATATTTTCAGGTCCTTTCGCGAAAGCCCCACGGGGGTGGACAAGTAAGCGGAAGGGCCTTTTCTTTGATGGTCATCAGTCCGCTCACCAGGTTGGTTTCATACTGGCTCATCAATAAGTAGGCAGAATCCGGCGTGGTGGTCATCACTTTGTACAAAGTGTAAGTACCCGAATCTCTTCTTATTTTGATAATATCACCGGCCTCCGGCGATCTTGCCATGGAGGCTGTTTGAAACACATGCCGCTGGCTAACGAAGAAGCTGCTGGCGGTGATGAGAACGAGCAACATGCTTCCACAGTAGGTCCACATGGGTACGCGGGTGCGCCGCTTTACCGATTCATAGGCCTTTTTTAAGACCGGTAGCATCTGATTGTCATTCAGGTTGTCCTTACAATAACTGCATCGGCTCCGGCCGGTCCTGCCGGCAGGCATTAGCGGAAGGTGCAGGATGTGTACATATCGCTGGTGAATGTGCATCGTTACCGTCCTTTCTTTGCCACATGTCGGGCAGCTTAATTGTAGTAACTCAGCGCCGGCATGGGCGCTTTTAGATCCACCAATGATCATAGGAAATGGCACCTGCGTTACT
This genomic interval from Chitinophaga horti contains the following:
- a CDS encoding RagB/SusD family nutrient uptake outer membrane protein, giving the protein MSSFFLTPDICKVDSLLYRLYPSNDLRKLLYFKSNADGTYQFRGNYNGTANEILFNGLAVDEIYLIRAECRAMRNDIDGAMSDLNALARKRYLQGTLVEFSATSIEEALRLIMMERRKELAFRGMRWSDLRRFNLNGMFKDTLFRRIDNSVFTLLPDAPGYVLGLTNRPR
- a CDS encoding DEAD/DEAH box helicase, producing the protein MKFEQYNISPEIKRSLEDLGFKRPTDIQFKAIPSILNGDDVLAIAQTGTGKTAAFAIPVLHILQRKRRRIGRKEVRCLVMVPTRELAIQIAEVFETLAKYTKLNILGLFGGVEQAEQVKKLDQGVDVMIATPGRMFDLINQEHIDLSNLDILILDEADHMLDLGFIRDIRDVLKHIPRDHQTLFFSATIDKNIKELAYSVVRNAIRIQISPQDPVSKNVNHAVAFVEMDDKRFFLERLVGELPDAKILVFVRTKVRAERVFAAMERVGVKSLTMHGGKEQKDRLQVMEEFKKGDIKLLITTDVNARGIDIPNVDYVVNYDLPDVPENYVHRVGRTGRGVQRGQAVSFCSTEEKPLLEAIEAYIGKPVVVMKIDSQDYRETLSFSEDIPNDNWQLLLDEHEKELKNKKEKRSKQSLLPFLFTKHCSLTFYSHDQSFV